A region of the Stieleria neptunia genome:
CGATCCGCTGCGGCGTCCAATGCGAGGGCGGCGGTCAAGATCAGCGACATCTATGGTTCCACCTTTCTGACCGCACGTCTGGAGCAGAGTGACGCGACCGATGCGATTGAGATTCTGTTGCCGGGCCAAGTCCGCCATCGCATCGCGTTGGATCAGATTGAACGAATCACTTGGTCCAGCGGGCGGGTCATGCTGGCGCGAGAAACCCCCGCCTCCACCCGAATGTCCCCGCTGCTGCAAACGAAATTACCGACCAATCTGGTAACGGATTGGTTCGGACCGGCGGCCGAGGGCGAGGATCTGGTGATGGTCGCCGGGGGGAACGCCGAGTATCGCGTCGAGCCGGGATTCCAAACGCTGGCCGGAAGTGTCGGACGCGATACACTGGTCTCCGCCGGCGGCACGGTCACGGTCCGCGTGGTCGTCGATGGCGAAGTGCAATGGGAACAGTCGTTGACCGATTCAAACACCAAAGGATTTCGCGTTCCGGTCGCGGGTGCCAACCGCATCCGGCTGGAAACCTTGGCAGGCGGTGATGGTGACGTCGGAGACCAAGTCCGATTCTTGAAACCCAGGTTGATGAAGTGAGCCGACGAGTGAACGACCGATTGCCGCCATCGACCGCGCTGTTCACAGCATCGTTGCTGGCACTATTTTCCATCACACCGTTTTGCCCGGCACCGGTCTCGCATGGCCAAGACGCGGCAGCTGACCCGAGTTCAATCGACGCGAGTAAAATCGGCGGCCCCCTCGAATTGGATCCGCTGCTGCAGTCGGTCGAACAGGCGCGGGTCGCGGCGATCGATCGTGCCCGTCCCAGCGCCGTCAGCGTGTTTGTGCCCGGCGGCGGAGGCGGCGGAAGCGGCGTCCTGATCTCACCGGACGGCTTCGCACTGACCAACTTCCACGTCACCAGCCCCGCCGGAACGTTCATGCGATGCGGGTTGAGCGATGGTCGCGTCTACGATGCCGTTCTGGTCGGACTCGATCCGGTCGGCGACTTGGCGATGATCCAATTGCTCGGACGCGACGATTTCCCTTACGCCACACTGGCCGACAGCCGGCAAGCCCGCGCCGGCGATTGGTGCATGGTGATCGGCAACCCGTTTCTACTGGCGACCAATCTACAGCCCACCGTGACCTGGGGAATCCTCAGCGGCGTCGGGCGTTACCAGTACCCCTCCGGCACGCTGCTGGAATATGCCGATTGCCTGCAGACCGATGCGTCGATCAACCCCGGAAACTCGGGCGGCCCGATCTACAACGATCAAGGCGAATTGCTGGGCATCGTCGGACGCTGCTCGTTCGAAAAACGCGGACGCGTCAATGTCGGCGTCGGTTACGCGATCTCCATCAACCAGGCCAAGAACTTTCTCGGTTATCTGCGCAGCGGCCGGATCGTCGACCACGCCACACTCGGCGCGACCGTGACCACCGATCCCGATGGTGGAGTCGTCGTCAGCAACATCCTCGAGTCCAGTGACGCTTATCGGCGCGGGCTTCGCTACAACGCCCAAATCTTGGAAATCGATGGCCGTCCCGTGATGACCGCCAACGATGTTCAAAATGTCCTGGGAACCCTGCCCAGTGGATGGCGCGTCCCGGTCACCTTTCGCTACGACGGCATCACCAAACGCGTTCCGGTCCGATTGATGGGCGTTCATCGCCAGGACGAACTGCTGGCGAAGATGTCGTCGGCCCTGCCGCCCCCGCCGCCGGTTCCCGATCAACCGGAAGAGGACGAAGATTCCGAGCAGAAACAAGACGACAACGAAAGTGACGACGACACGCCCAAAACGCCCGATCGAAAACGCACACGCCCGCCATCGCCCCACGGCGGTGCCAAACCGTCGATCCCGAAATCGGTTTCCGATCTGATCATCCCGCGCAGGGGATTCGCCAACTATCACTTCAATCAAGTCCAACAGGATCGGTTCATTGAATCGCTGCGGAGCCAATCTCCCGCCGATCAATTCCCCGCCGATTCGGAATCGAAACCCACCGCCTGGGTCATCACGGGCAAGACCGGCGAGGCGGAAGTCCAACTCAGCGTCGCCGACGATCAGTACGCGATCCTGGTCGGTGAAACGGCGATGCAGGCGACGAAACGATCGGAGCTGTATGACGCGGTGGACACCGATTCGATCGCCGGTATCCTGCCCGCACTCGATGCCTGGCGGACGATGTTAAAACTCGGTCCGCGAAAATTCGGTGAAGCCTACTACCAAGGCACGATGCCGTTGGGCGGCGAACGCCCCTTGCGCGATTGCACGATCGGCCTGTACGGGGACATGGAGGTGCGTTGGCTTTCGCACCCCGAAAGCGGCTTGGTCGAATGCGTCGAAGTGTTCGCCGATCGCGACTCGGACCCGGCGGAACTGTGGATCCTTCGTGACGGCGACACGATCAGCGGATTGGAATTGCGTTACGGAACCGACGTCGCACTGAACGTTTCGATCAGCGACTGGAAACAAACGGAGACTGCACAGCCATGATGCCCTTGCGTCTTCCCTTCTCGATCATCACCGCCCTGCTGCCCTGCCTGGTCGGCCCGCTGGTCGGCCTGCTGATCACACCCGAAACGATGGCCCAACCGCCCGTCGCGCCGGACACGCGTGAAGTCCAACAGCGTGTGGTCAAGGTTTACGGTGCCGGCGGAATCAAGGGACTGGAGGCCTACCAGAGCGGTTTCCTGGTTTCACCGGAAGGTCACATTGCGACGGCCTGGAGCTATGTGCTGGATGTCGAACCGATCGTGGTGCTCGATGACGGACGCCGGTTTGAATCCACGATCGTGGGGATCGAACCCGCGCTGGAACTGGCGGTGCTGAAAGTCGACGCCTCCGATTTGCCGTACTTCGAAGTCGACAAGGAATTGAACGCCCAGTGGGGTGATCCGGTCCTGGCCGTCAGCAATCTGTTCAACATTGCCGCGGGCAACGAACCGGCCAGCGTGATGCAAGGCACCATCGCCGCGGTGACCAACTTGGACGCGCGGCGCGGCACCTTCAAGACACCCTACCGCGGCAAAGTGCTGATCCTGGACCTGATCGCCAACAACCCGGGTGCGGCCGGCGGCGCGGTGGTCGATGGCAAGGGCCGCTTGATCGGCATGCTGGGCAAAGAGCTGCGTGACAGCGGCACCGGAGTCTGGCTGAATTATGCGTTGCCGATCGATGCGCTGCGAACCGCACTCGGCGACATCATCGCCGGTCGCACCACGACCGTCCCGAAAGAAGAAAACCCCGTGCTGCGACGGGACCAATCCCATAACCTGACGACACTGGGTTTGGTGCTGGTGCCCAATGTCCTGGAATCCACGCCGGCGTACATCGATGCCGTCGCGTCGGACTCCCCGGCGGCCGGTGCAAAATTGCGTCCCGACGATTTGATTTTGTTGTTGGAAGGACAGCGTGTCGGCGACCAACAAACCCTGATCGATCTGTTGCGTCGGATCGACCGGCGTGACGCCGTGTCCCTGACCATCCAACGCGGCAACGAAGTGCTGCCGATTCGTTTGCAACCTTAGGAGCCCGCCGCGTGGTGAATTTGAAAACTGTGCACTGCTTCACCGTGGTCACGGCATGCCTGCTCTCGAGCACCGTCTGCTCGGCTCAAAATGACACGGCGGAGTATCGTCAAGCGATGGCCCGCGCGGTCCGAAGCGCCGCCGAACGCGTCCTGCCATCGATCGTATCCATCGAAGTGATCGGCGTGGCCGAGGTGGCCGGCGGCGGGAAACAGCAAAGCGAAGTCGCTCAAGACGCACCGTCCTGTGGGATTGTCGTCGACGCAGACGGGTACATCGTCGCATCGGACATCATCGTCCGCCGGCCGTCGGCCAGCATGCTGGTCGTCCTGCCCGACGCGACACGACTGGCGGCAACCCTCGTCGCCCGTGACTATCACCGCGGCCTGGTGATGCTCCGCGTCGAAACGAAAACGCCCTTGGTCCCGATCGACTTGGCCGCAGCGGTGAACACACCGATCGGGTCCACCGTCGTCGCCGTCGGACGCTACGGCGGTGATCGATCGCCGATGGTCAGCAGCGGCATCTTGAGTGCCACCGGCCGATTGGAAGGCACGATGCTGCAAAGCGACGCGCGCGTCTCGCCGTCGTTTTACGGCGGCCCCTTGGTCGATCTGTACGGAAACGTGATCGGCGTCCTGGTCCCCGCGGTCGCCGAAGGTGGAGCCCCGGACGACACCAGTTGGTACGACTCGGGAATCGCGTTCGCCGTCCCGTCGCCGGTGCTGGCCAACAAACTGGCGCGCCTGCGTGCCGGGGAAGACATCCGCAAGGGATTGATCGGCATCGTCCCCAAGGCCAAAGACCCCTACGCCGAAGACACCGAATTGGCGGCCGTCCGCAGCCGATCCCCGGCGGAAAAGTCCGGCATCGAGCCCGGGGATTCCGTCGTCGCCATCGGCGGAAAACCCGTGCGGATGTTCCAACAGATCAAACAAGCCCTCGGCCCCTACGATGCCGGCGAGTCGCTCGAAATCACGTTGCGTCGAAACGGCGAAACCCGGACCGTCAACGTCACCCTGGCCGAATCGATTCCTCCGTTGAGCCCGCAGCGTCTGGGCGTCTGGTTGACCGAAGAAACGGCAGGTGACTCGGAGGCAGCCGACGACGAAGCATCCGAGTCGCCCAAGGTGGTCGTCCGCGCCGTCGTTCCCGACACCGCCGCCGATGGCAGCTTGAACCCCGGCGATGTGATCAAGCAAATCAATCAAACCGAAATCACCGACGTGGCAACGGCCGGTCGGACGATGATCACCGCGGTCGCCGACGAAGAACTCACGCTGGCCGTTGATCGTGACGGGGAGTCGCTGGAAATCAAGCTGACCCCCACGTCGATCGCCGGGCCGACGCTGAAGAAAACGATTGATGCATGGTCCGGCGAGCCGCTCGAAAACCCTTGGGATGTCCAGGAATTGCGGCTTCCCGATGTCCCCAATCTGGCCGCCTATGTGGCTCCGAAACCCGACGAGATGACGGCCGACCAAGCGCTGGCGTTGCTGGTCCTGTTGTTGCCGCCGGAAACCCGCGACCCGCAACAAGCGTTGCAAGCCTGGCGGGGCGCGGCCGGACAAGCCGGCGTGGTGGTTTGCGCCATCTGCAGCGAAGATGAACAACGTTGGCAACAAAAAGAAATCGACGTCGTCTCGCGAATGGCCACCCTGATGGCACAGCGCGTCCCCGTCAGCGTCAGCGCCGTGGCGGCAAACGGCGCGATCAAGGATTCGCCGGCTTCGGCAGCCGATTCCATGGTGATCGCGATGGCGCTCTCGGATCGAAAAAACTTTGCCGGGATCGCGGTCTCGGCCGATGCCAAGCCCCCCGCCGTGCGGCTGCGAGAAAACGAGCCCGATCGTGCGCTGGAAATCATGTTGCCGATCGAGTCACTCGACGACGGCCCGACTTGGCTGGCACCGCTGACGACCGCCGGATACCCCATTTCCCTTGGCGGCGAGACGGAAATCGGTGACCTGCTGCGTTGGGTCCGCTTGCTGCAAACGATTTGAGTGATCCGCACGGATTCACGGCCTGTCGATGGAATCCGATCACACATGAGATCGATCAGCCGGCCAGTCAACGTGCGGCGTCCGAGGATCACTCGCTAACGGTCGGTTGTTTGAGTGGGCCGCGGGCGCGTAAGCGGCCGGGCATTTCGGCGCCCGCCCGAGGCCTTACGGCCAGCGGCTCACCGTTGACTCCGCAGATCCCGATTAAATCAACACGCCGCCACGCCTCAAACCAGCGCTATCCAGCTAAACTCTAGTTGTGACGACTCCCGTCGCAACAGCTTTCCGCCCCGTCGTCCTTTAACCCCGTCCCGCAGCATGATTTACCGTACGCTTCTCTCGCTCGCCCTGCTTTTCGTTCCGCTGGTCAGCCACGCCGTGGCGGCCCAGTCGGGCGTGCTCCACTTTCCCGCCAAGGGGGATTCCCAAGGCACGATCGTTCTGGTTTCGGGCGATGAAGAGTATCGCACCGAAGAATCGATGCCGATGTTGGCCAAAATCCTGAGCGTCAAACACGGCTTCGATTGCACCGTCCTGTTTTCGATGTCGGCCGATGGAAGTTACATCGACCCGAACAACCAGAGCGGCGTGGTGGGCTGGGAAGCGCTTGACGAGGCCGACTTGATGATCATCGGAACGCGTTTCCGCAAGCCCAGCGAGTCGCAAGCGGCCCACATCACCAAGTTCATCAACGACGGAAAACCGTTGATCGGAATCCGCACCGCGACACACGCCTTCAACGGAAAGGGTTCGTTCGGCGGTGAAGTGACCTATGGCAACTTTGGACGCAAGATCCTCGGTGAGCAGTGGGTCAGCCACCACGGCCAACACAAACGCCAAGGCGCCCGGGCGGTCATCACCGATCAGGCCGCAGGGCATCCGATTCTCAATAGCGTCAGCGACATCTTCGTCCCCTCGGACGTTTATGGCGTCACCCACCTGACCGACCAGGACACGATTCTGTTGCGCGGCGCGGTGACCGAGTCGCTCGATCCAGAATCCGTCAACATCGAAGGCCCCAAGAACGATCCAATGCAGCCCCTGGCCTGGCTGCACCCCTACGTGTCTCCGTCGGGGACCAAGGGGCAATCGTTTTGCACGACCACCGGCGCCAGTGTCGACTTGGTCAGCGAAGATCTGCGACGGATGCTGGTCAACGCCACGTACTTTTTGCTCGACAAAACGGTGCCTGAAAAAGCGGACGTCGCGTTCGTCGATCCGTACTACCCGACGTTCTACGGATTCATCAACGACAAAGAGTATTGGGAACAGCTGAACCTGCAACCGACGGACTTTGAACTCGGCAAGGCACCGCATCGCGAAGACCCCAAGGGCAGCCCCGAATGGCCCTTCCGCGATCGCCCGTAAGACACCGGGATAGCCGTAGGGCATGCTGTGCATGCCTTCACCTCGTTCCAAGGCTCCGCCTTGGAACGCAATGCCGGTGTGGCTCTCGCCACACGCCGGTAGCGGGCAGGAGCCTCCATGACAGTGTGTTGCGGGAATAGTGGGATAGGCTTCCAGCCTGTCATTCCAGCGTCGACAGGCTGGAAGCCTATCCCACTGACCTACTCATCGACTTGCTTGGCGACCAGCCGTGCGCGAACGCGGTTGCCGTGTTCCTGGGGTTCGCCTTCGCGTTTGTACATCTCGATCGCTTCGTCGGTTTTCCCCAGCGCCTCGGTCAAGCGGGCCAGATTGTAGCGGGCCGCCGGTGTCCAATACGATTGTTGTTCCTCGGTGAGCACACGTTTTTCGAGCCAACTTTCAGCGGTTTCCAGTCGGCCGTCGTCGGCTTGCAGCAGACTCAACCAATACGACGCGGTGCGTTTGCCCATCCGCAGCAACCCTTGGATCTGAGCAACTTGCTGGTCGTACACTTTTGCGTCGACGCCCAGTTCCCGGCGAATGCCGTATTGTTTTTGAAGCTCAACATCGATCCTCAAATCCTCGATCTCAAATTCCGGTGCGCGTTGATTCATGTACAGGGTCCGAGCGCCGGTGATGCTCTCCTCTTCCAGATCGGCAAACTGGCCCTTCAAGTGCTGCCATCGTCCGCGCGTCAGTTCGCGTGCGCTTTCGAAACCGGCGTCCATCATCGCCCACCGCGCCATGTACCAAAACGCGAACACGGGATCACGCTGGGTGTACTGTTGGCAAATCGACTGGTAAATCTCGGCTTTCAGCGGAACGTCCCACAGCCGAACCGAACTGATGCCCGTGACCGCATCAAGTTGTTCGGCCAGCGAATCGGCGTCGACGTAGACGTTCATCCTGCGGTCGCCGGTCAAACCCGATTGAAGTTTCTTCATCCGCGGGCTGATGGCTTCGGGCAACAGATTCAGCAACGCCACACATTGCTGAGCGTCTTCTTTGGTCACCGGATAGGTGAATTGATCCAGCCCGGCGATTCCCAAACGCCGCAAGACGACGGCGTCGCGACGGGCCTGCGCCAAGGTCGCGATGCCGACTTGATCGGGACCGGGGACAAACACGCCCAGGGTCGGCTCGAACAGATAGATCTGATCGCCGGCGAGCACACCGACGCAAAACGGCGTCACGTCACCGGACTGGCCGTCGATCGTTCCCAGCACCGCCGCGGGGATCCCCGCTTGTCGGCACAATTGGGTGAACACGCCGGCCCGCTGCAGTCCGTCACCGGTCCCACGCATGACCGTTTGAAAGTCCGTCTGACGGTACCCCGCGCCGCGAAACTCGATCCCGGAGGGAAAGTCCGGCCCGGGCGGCGCGGGATTCAACGGCTGGTGCGGCTCCAAGGCAATGTTGCGAATCGTCCAATCAAACAACCGTGTCGCCGTGACCAGCCGATCGACCGTTTCGGCCGACAGTGTTTCACGTTGCTGCGTGAACCAATCGGTCAGCAGCGTTTCGTCATGCAGCGGCACATCGACCCAGCTGTACAACGAATGGAACAGGTAACTGTCACGCAGATGCAACACATCGCTGGGCAAAAAGGTCCGGCCGGAGACACGGTCGGCCAGTTCGTTTGGCGAGATCAAATCGCCGAGCGTATCGACCAGCTTGGGCTCAGTGACTTCACTCGGCGGTCGGGTGGCACTCCAGCCGTTGAGATGAAACGCGATCTGTTCCTGCGCCTTTTCGGCATCCAGTTCGACGTACTTTCGCAGCAACACAAAAGAATCACCGAGGTGATCGCGTCGCGCGAGTGTTTCCTGCTGTGCCTGACGACGGCTTTGGATTTCACGGACCAGCGCCGTGTCGTCCTGACATCCGACCGCCAGCAGGCTCGCCACCCCAATCCACAGGGCTCCCCATCGATGGATGCCACGGCAATTGCGGGGTGGAACAGGGAAGGTGAAGCAGAACCTAGGGAGCTTGGTCGGTGCCATTCAATTGGCCAACGGAGAGGATCGTGTGTCGAATCTGGAGCAGGCGATCGACCAGGCCCTCGAATCGGTCCAGGGGCACCATGTTGGCACCGTCACTCGGGGAGGAATCTGGATCCGGATGGGTCTCGAAAAAGATCGCGTCGATACCGATTGCTACGGCCGCGCGGGCTAATGGTTCGACCATTTCCCGGTTTCCCCCCGTGGATCCTTGCCCCGACCCGGGCCGCTGCACGCTGTGGGTTGCATCGAACACGACCGGCACGCCGAGTGAGCGCATGATCGGCAGGGCTTGCATGTCGTTGACCAGCCTGCCGTAGCCGAAAAAGGTCCCCCGTTCGCATAGCATCACGCCCCCATCACCCGCGGCGCGGGCTTTGTCGACCACGTATCGCATGTCTTCGGGCGCCATGAATTGCCCTTTTTTGACGTTCAGCGGGCGACCTGTCTCCGCCGCGGCAACGATCAAATCCGTCTGGCGGGCCAAAAACGCAGGGATTTGAAGCAGGTCACAGACTTCGGCGACCGCCTTGGCCTGGCCGGGTAAGTGGATGTCGGTCGTGACCGGCAACCCGGTTCGGCGAGCGATCCGATCGAGCATCGTCAGCCCCTGCTCCATGCCGGGCCCACGAATCGCCGCGGCACTGGTTCGATTGGCTTTGTCAAACGAGGCCTTGAAGACGACGTTGACATCCTCTCGCGCGTTGATTCGGGTCAACACGTCGCCGATCTGCGTCGAAATCTCGTCGGATTGCAACACACACGGACCGGCGATCAACAACAACGGTTGCCCGTCGCCACACCGATACGGGCCGACGGAAACGGTTCGAACGCCGCTGGAATTCTCTGAATTGCTCATACCCGTGAGTTTGGGCGATTCGCTGAGTTCTGGCAATCGCAGTGCGAGAGGCCCTCGCGGAGAACAGGTGGGAGAGGCTTCCAGGCTCGTCGATGCGGAAATGACAGGCTGGAAGCCTATCCCACACTCACAGATCCTTCAGTCGTTGAACGGCTTCTTTGGCACGCTTCAAAAACGCGTTTTTCGGCTCGCCGGCCTCCAGGAAAATCGGCGCCCCGATCGTGATACAACTCAACAGCGGCACCGGCAACACTTCGCCCCGCGGCAAGATCCGATTCACGTTGTCGATGTAAACCGGCACCAGCTCCAAATCCGGACGTTTTTTGCCCATGTAATACAGCCCGCTTTTGAATTCACCCATCTCGTCGCCGGCACTGCGTCCGCCTTCGGGAAAGACGATCAGCGAGTAGATGTCGCCCATTTCTTCCAGCATGATGTCGATCGGGCTGCGGTGCACCTTGATCTCCTTGCGATCGATCAACAGCGCATTGAAACTGGCCGCCATGTGCGGCTTGACCCAACCGGAACTCCAATAGTCCTTGGCAGCCACGGGACGGGTGACCGCGCGGATTTCTTTGGGCAGCGCAGACCACAACACCACCGCATCCAGATGGCTGGTGTGATTGGCAAAATAAATGCGTTGACAGGTGTCGGGCTGACAATCCACCCAGCGCACGGTGAAGCCGCTAAACAGCTTCGCCAGCAGAACGATGACATGACTAGTGAGGGTCATGCCCCAAGTCTAATCATCGATTGCGGCGAGAATAAGTGGTCGCGAACGTGTGCCGAACCACGGGACACGCTGATCGGGGAACCTCGATTCCATCAACGCGCCCGCTACGCCGGCGCCTGTTCGGCAACCGCACCCTGCGAGGCACCAGCCCGGTGATAAAGCGAGGTGGCCAAGTTCTGATAGCCCGCCACCATCGACTCGAGCGATCCGCTGCGGAGCACCAATTCACGTCCCGCTTTCCCCATCCGATGCCGCAGCGCCGGGTCAGCGAGCAACTGCTCGATCGCTCCAGCCATGGCGTCGAGATCTTGGGACGCAAACAGACGGCCGGTGCGATCGTCGATGACGGTCTCGCCGACCGAACCCACGTCGCTGGCCACGACCGGCACTTCACAGGCAAACGCTTCCAGGATGGAAACCGGTGAGGCTTCGTTGAGCGAACATAACGTGAAGACATCCAAGGCCGAAAGCAGCCGCGGCGTGTCGTGACGTGTCCCCAGCAGATGAATTCGATCCGTCACGCCCAGCTCTCCGGCCATCCGTTCGATGGCACCACGCTCGGGACCGTCGCCGACGACCACCCAATGCAGATTTGGATGACGATCGCGCAGTTGTGCCGCGGCCCGAACCAGCAGCGAATGATTCTTTTCGCTGCGAAGTGCCGCCACGATTCCCACCAGCTGCGATTCCGGACCGAGCTGCAATTCCTCACGCACCTCGCGGCGATGCGTTTCATTGGGCTCAAACCGTTCACAATCCACCCCGTTGCGAATCACGTGGACCTTTGCCTTCGGAAAGCCTTCGAACTGGTGCAGAAACTCGCCGTGCGAGTCGGCCACCGCGATGAAGGCATCGGTCAACGGCGTCAAAAATCGATTCAAACGTCCCACGCCATCCGGCCATCCGGTGCTGTGCAGTGCCGATGCAATCACCGGCACGCCGGCCAGGAAAGCGGCCAGCCGGCCCCAGAACATTTTGTCGCCCGCACCGACGGTGACCACCACATCGGTTTCACGCCGCCGCATCAAGCGGGCCAACCTGAACAGCACCGCGACGTCCCACTTGCCGCCGATCAAATGGCTGTGCACGGGAAACTCGTCGGCGATCGCCTCCCCCAGCGGTCCCGGCTGCTTCAAACAAATCACTTCGGGACAGACCACGCTGGGGTCCATCCGCCGCAGCAGGTTGACCAACAACGTCTCGGCACCGCCGACCGGCATGCTGGTGATCACAAACTGCATCCGCAACGGCAACGCGGTGAAGCATTTTTCTCCTGTGTGTCTTAAGGTGTTAGCGGCAGGGCGCGAGCCCTCCGGTTCTTCCTCTTTGCCAAAACACCGGAGGGCTCGCGCCCTACCGCTAAAAAATGCGACACCGCGTTGCCGCAACGGACGGTGGGGTTGGTGTGGCGACAGATTGCGCCACCAGCGACGAGCAAACATCGGGTCAGTCTTTTGCTGAAATGGGGAACGGAGATCGTGCTAGTTTGATGTCACCCTCCTGGTAGGAGGGTCGAGCGAAGCGAGGGGAGGTCGAACGGTCGTCGCTGAGCGATTGCGAGCCACATAGCCCCTCCCCGCGTCGTCGTAAACTCCTCCGCGACCCTCCCAAAGGGAGTGTGACTTCAAGTCTCAACGGATGAACACCTTTAAGGGTTTACCTCACGGACTTTCATGCCGCGCTGGAATCCCGACGCGTCGCAAAACCGCCCGGATTCGGCCCCCCGATTCACGCGAACTTTAACGGTTCTGTGGATTTCAGGCCGAAAAACCAGGTTTTCGC
Encoded here:
- a CDS encoding glycosyltransferase family 4 protein, which translates into the protein MQFVITSMPVGGAETLLVNLLRRMDPSVVCPEVICLKQPGPLGEAIADEFPVHSHLIGGKWDVAVLFRLARLMRRRETDVVVTVGAGDKMFWGRLAAFLAGVPVIASALHSTGWPDGVGRLNRFLTPLTDAFIAVADSHGEFLHQFEGFPKAKVHVIRNGVDCERFEPNETHRREVREELQLGPESQLVGIVAALRSEKNHSLLVRAAAQLRDRHPNLHWVVVGDGPERGAIERMAGELGVTDRIHLLGTRHDTPRLLSALDVFTLCSLNEASPVSILEAFACEVPVVASDVGSVGETVIDDRTGRLFASQDLDAMAGAIEQLLADPALRHRMGKAGRELVLRSGSLESMVAGYQNLATSLYHRAGASQGAVAEQAPA